In one Dama dama isolate Ldn47 chromosome 5, ASM3311817v1, whole genome shotgun sequence genomic region, the following are encoded:
- the FICD gene encoding protein adenylyltransferase FICD, translated as MTLTPMASVMAVTEPKWVSVWGRFLWAMLLSMVLGSLLALLLPLGTVEEHCLTLLKGFYLLRSKLERAQPAITKCTRPSTELSLTSRGAALLGVKTKASPAGKWEAKAALNQALEMKRQGKRQKAHKLFLHALKMDPGFVDALNEFGIFSEEDKDIIQADYLYTRALTIAPHHEKALVNRDRTLPLVEEIDQRFFSIIDSKVKKVMSIPKGNSALRRVMEETYYHHIYHTVAIEGNTLTLSEIRHILETRYAVPGKSLEEQNEVIGMHAAMTYVNTTLLSRVGSVSIGDVLEIHRRVLGYVDPVEAGRFRTTQVLVGHHIPPPPQEVEKQMQEFVQWFNSEDAMNLHPVEFAALAHYKLVYIHPFIDGNGRTSRLLMNLILMQAGYPPITIRKEQRSEYYHVLEVANEGDVRPFIRFIAKCTETTLDTLLFATTEYPVALPEARPNHSGFKETLPVKP; from the exons ATGACACTCACGCCGATGGCTTCGGTGATGGCGGTGACTGAACCAAAGTGGGTCTCAGTCTGGGGCCGCTTCCTGTGGGCGATGCTGCTGAGCATGGTGCTGGGCTCCCTGCTGGCCCTGCTGCTGCCGCTGGGGACGGTGGAAGAACACTGTCTGACTTTGCTCAAGGGCTTCTACCTGCTTAGGAGCAAGCTGGAGCGGGCACAGCCCGCCATCACCAAGTGCACCAGGCCGTCCACGGAGCTCAGTCTTACCTCCAGGGGTGCGGCGCTGCTGGGGGTCAAGACCAAGGCCTCTCCAG CCGGCAAGTGGGAGGCCAAAGCAGCTCTGAACCAGGCCCTGGAAATGAAACGGCAGGGCAAGCGGCAGAAGGCCCACAAGCTCTTCCTGCACGCCCTCAAGATGGACCCGGGCTTCGTGGACGCGCTCAACGAGTTCGGCATCTTCTCAGAGGAGGACAAGGACATCATCCAGGCGGACTACCTGTACACCCGCGCTCTGACCATCGCACCCCACCATGAGAAGGCGCTGGTCAACCGCGACCGCACGCTGCCGCTGGTGGAGGAGATCGACCAGCGCTTCTTCAGTATCATTGACAGCAAAGTGAAGAAGGTCATGTCCATCCCCAAGGGCAACTCCGCGCTGCGCCGGGTGATGGAGGAGACGTACTACCACCACATCTACCACACGGTGGCCATCGAGGGCAACACCCTCACCCTCTCGGAGATCAGGCACATCCTGGAGACGCGCTACGCAGTGCcggggaagagcctggaggaGCAGAACGAGGTCATCGGCATGCACGCAGCCATGACGTACGTCAACACGACGCTGCTCTCCCGCGTGGGCTCCGTCAGCATCGGCGACGTCCTGGAGATCCACCGGCGGGTGCTGGGCTACGTGGACCCCGTGGAGGCTGGCCGCTTCCGCACCACGCAGGTCCTGGTGGGCCACCACATCCCGCCCCCACCACAAGAGGTAGAGAAGCAGATGCAGGAGTTCGTCCAGTGGTTCAACTCGGAGGACGCCATGAACCTGCACCCCGTGGAGTTTGCGGCCCTGGCCCACTACAAGCTCGTCTACATCCACCCCTTCATTGACGGCAACGGCAGGACCTCGCGCCTGCTCATGAACCTCATCCTCATGCAGGCAGGCTACCCGCCCATCACCATCCGCAAGGAGCAGCGGTCCGAGTACTACCACGTGCTGGAGGTCGCCAACGAGGGCGACGTGAGGCCCTTCATCCGCTTCATCGCCAAGTGCACGGAGACCACCCTGGACACTCTGCTCTTCGCCACCACGGAGTACCCGGTAGCGCTGCCAGAGGCCAGACCCAACCACTCTGGGTTCAAGGAGACGCTGCCGGTGAAGCCCTAA